From the genome of Lutzomyia longipalpis isolate SR_M1_2022 chromosome 2, ASM2433408v1, one region includes:
- the LOC129788699 gene encoding armadillo segment polarity protein produces the protein MSYQQHNRTMSHNQYNPPDLPMVSAKEQTLMWQQNSYMGDSGIHSGAVTQVPSLSGKEDEEMDGDPLMFDLDQGFTQNFTPDQVDDINQQLSQTRSQRVRAAMFPETLEEGIEIPSTQFDPQQPTAVQRLSEPSQMLKHAVVNLINYQDDADLATRAIPELIKLLNDEDQVVVSQAAMMVHQLSKKEASRHAIMNSPNMVAALVRAISNSNDLETTKGAVGTLHNLSHHRQGLLAIFKSGGIPALVKLLSSPVESVLFYAITTLHNLLLHQDGSKMAVRLAGGLQKMVALLQRNNVKFLAIVTDCLQILAYGNQESKLIILASTGPIELVRIMRTYDYEKLLWTTSRVLKVLSVCSSNKPAIVDAGGMQALAMHLGNPSQRLVQNCLWTLRNLSDAATKVDGLDGLLQSLVQVLASTDVNVVTCAAGILSNLTCNNQRNKITVCQVGGVDALVRTIINAGDREEITEPAVCALRHLTSRHVESEMAQNAVRLNYGLPVIVKLLHPPSRWPLIKAVIGLIRNLALCSANHAPLREHGAIHHLVRLLMRAFQDTQRQRNSVASTGSQQPGAYADGVRMEEIVEGTVGALHILARESHNRALIRQQAVIPIFVQLLFNEIENIQRVAAGVLCELAADKEGAEMIEQEGATAPLTELLHSRNEGVATYAAAVLFRMSEDKPQDYKKRLSMELTNSLLREDNNMWNNADLGMGPDLQDMLGPDQGYEGLYGQGPPSVHSSHGGRAYQQGYDTLPIDSMQGLEIGGGIGPPGANPASPYCMDMDVGEMGAGELSFEHLEAMPSPPQAADNQAAAWYDTDL, from the exons ATGAGCTATCAGCAGCACAATCGAACGA TGTCGCATAATCAATACAACCCACCGGATTTGCCGATGGTGTCGGCCAAGGAGCAAACTCTCATGTGGCAGCAAAACTCCTACATGGGTGATTCGGGAATTCACTCGGGTGCCGTGACTCAGGTCCCATCGCTCAGTGGCAAGGAGGATGAGGAGATGGATGGGGATCCGCTAATGTTTGACCTAGATCAGGGTTTTACGCAGAACTTCACGCCCGATCAGGTGGATGACATTAATCAGCAACTGAGTCAGACCCGATCGCAGCGTGTACGTGCTGCCATGTTCCCGGAAACCCTTGAGGAGGGTATTGAGATTCCATCGACGCAATTTGATCCGCAACAACCCACTGCAGTGCAGCGTCTGTCTGAACCATCGCAAATGCTGAAGCATGCTGTGgtgaatttgattaattacCAAGATGATGCCGATTTGGCCACAAGGGCCATTCCGGAGTTGATAAAATTGCTCAATGATGAAGATCAAGTTGTTGTGAGCCAAGCTGCCATGATGGTGCATCAATTGTCAAAGAAGGAAGCATCACGGCATGCTATTATGAATAGCCCCAATATGGTGGCTGCTCTCGTGCGTGCCATTTCCAACAGCAACGATTTGGAAACTACTAAag GTGCCGTGGGTACGCTGCACAATTTATCGCACCACCGTCAGGGTCTACTGGCCATATTCAAGAGTGGCGGTATTCCGGCTCTGGTGAAGTTACTCTCATCACCCGTTGAATCCGTGCTCTTCTATGCGATTACAACGCTCCACAATTTGTTGCTGCATCAGGACGGTTCCAAAATGGCAGTGAGACTTGCAGGTGGCCTGCAGAAGATGGTTGCGCTCCTGCAGCGCAACAATGTCAAATTTTTGGCAATCGTCACTGACTGTCTGCAAATTCTGGCGTACGGTAATCAAGAGAGCAAACTCATTATACTGGCCTCTACGGGACCCATTGAGCTTGTACGGATTATGCGTACGTACGACTACGAGAAGCTCCTGTGGACAACATCGCGCGTCCTTAAGGTGCTGTCGGTGTGCTCAAGCAATAAGCCAGCAATTGTCGATGCTGGTGGTATGCAGGCACTTGCAATGCATCTTGGTAATCCATCGCAGCGTCTTGTGCAGAATTGCCTATGGACGCTGCGAAATTTATCTGATGCCGCAACGAAGGTTGATGGTTTGGATGGGTTGCTGCAGTCCCTTGTGCAGGTACTTGCGTCCACAGATGTGAACGTTGTCACCTGCGCTGCGGGTATTTTGTCAAATTTAACATGCAACAATCAACGCAACAAGATAACGGTGTGCCAAGTGGGTGGGGTGGATGCACTCGTGCGCACCATCATTAATGCTGGGGATCGTGAGGAGATCACAGAGCCGGCTGTGTGTGCTCTGCGCCATCTCACATCGCGTCATGTTGAGAGTGAGATGGCACAGAATGCCGTACGCCTCAACTATGGGCTCCCTGTTATTGTGAAGCTCCTCCATCCACCATCCCGTTGGCCCCTCATCAAAGCTGTCATCGGGTTGATTCGGAATCTCGCCCTATGCTCCGCCAATCATGCACCATTGCGAGAACACGGGGCTATCCATCATCTCGTCCGGCTTCTCATGAGAGCCTTCCAAGATACACAGAGG CAACGAAACTCAGTGGCTAGCACTGGCTCTCAACAGCCAGGTGCCTATGCTGATGGGGTACGAATGGAAGAGATTGTCGAAGGAACAGTTGGGGCATTGCACATCTTAGCCAGAGAGTCCCACAATCGCGCCCTTATTCGCCAACAAGCTGTAATTCCCATCTTTGTGCAGCTTCTTTTCAACGagattgaaaatattcag CGTGTTGCTGCTGGTGTTTTGTGCGAATTGGCAGCTGATAAGGAGGGTGCTGAAATGATTGAGCAAGAAGGCGCCACAGCACCACTCACAGAGCTCCTTCATTCACGCAATGAAGGTGTGGCTACCTATGCGGCTGCTGTGCTATTCCGCATGAGTGAGGATAAGCCACAAGACTACAAAAAGCGTCTCTCAATGGAGCTGACCAATTCGCTCTTGCGAGAGGACAACAATATGTGGAATAATGCTGACTTGGGCATGGGACCGGATTTGCAG GATATGCTGGGTCCCGATCAAGGCTATGAGGGCCTCTATGGGCAGGGCCCACCAAGTGTCCACAGCTCCCATGGTGGTCGAGCCTATCAGCAAG GCTATGACACTCTTCCGATAGATTCAATGCAGGGTCTGGAGATTGGGGGTGGGATTGGGCCACCAGGCGCCAATCCAGCATCCCCCTACTGCATGGATATGGATGTAGGGGAAATGGGTGCGGGAGAGCTGTCATTTGAGCACCTCGAGGCGATGCCGTCGCCCCCGCAGGCTGCAGACAACCAGGCAGCCGCCTGGTATGACACTGATTTGTGA
- the LOC129788700 gene encoding glutathione S-transferase theta-3-like, translated as MASKYKFYSNLMSQPCRSLQIVMNLAKIPFETVTIALGDHAKDSFAKEVNSLCTIPCINDGGFKLAESIAILRYLATKSSLIIRWYPTGARMRARVDEYLEWHHLNIRAPCTGYFRKSWLEPRNTKQPPNQTTLDSLMSQVNRSLDFLENVWLAEGDFLIGSDVSVADIWAICEIEQLFLTPLDPTEGRPKLKAWMERVRRDTNPFYDEAHYTLWSVRDKSGQRSQL; from the exons ATGGCCTCAAAATATAAGttttattccaatttaatGTCCCAGCCGTGTCGTTCCTTGCAAATTGTTATGAATTTGGCAAAAATTCCCTTTGAAACTGTTACAATAGCATTGG GTGATCACGCCAAGGATTCCTTTGCCAAAGAGGTCAATAGTCTCTGCACAATACCCTGCATCAATGATGGGGGCTTCAAACTAGCCGAGAGTATTGCCATTCTGAGGTATTTGGCAACCAAGAGTAGCCTCATTATACGATGGTACCCAACGGGGGCACGAATGAGGGCACGAGTTGATGAATACTTGGAGTGGCATCACCTCAACATCAGAGCTCCCTGCACGGGGTACTTCCGCAAAAGTTGGCTCGAGCCTCGCAACACGAAGCAACCACCAAATCAGACGACCCTCGATAGCCTCATGAGTCAAGTCAATCGCTCCCTGGATTTCCTTGAGAACGTCTGGCTAGCCGAAGGGGATTTTCTCATTGGCAGTGATGTCTCCGTGGCAGATATTTGGGCTATTTGTGAAATTGAGCAGCTCT ttTTAACACCTCTAGACCCCACAGAAGGACGCCCTAAACTTAAGGCATGGATGGAGAGGGTACGAAGGGACACTAATCCCTTCTACGATGAAGCCCACTACACTTTATGGAGTGTTCGTGATAAATCCGGCCAGAGATCACAgctttaa